The following coding sequences lie in one Monomorium pharaonis isolate MP-MQ-018 chromosome 1, ASM1337386v2, whole genome shotgun sequence genomic window:
- the LOC118647212 gene encoding vegetative cell wall protein gp1-like: MSHCSMASRSELRFAMFGGDISSSSGDERDEGTAWRRRPKEPTPPSPPRERRVPRRGTFIQRSDADQRRKASFLAQLPPPPPRGRRTRRKPPEGYAAKAPPAPPSTRPAPSPSAPLRAPPPRPVATITPQRARPTAPPPASPIAPPPVAPPAPAPLPAPPTAPWPEPPTAPPSAPPHHGYHTVRPAPPFPNGTGPAPPVGYTPPVRVALPNGRVVAVPYHAAVVRLPGRPSAPPRDSASTDARPESLVPPSGTDPTTLLGARGDRPDGYKSRARSGSSTSPVLSTE; this comes from the exons ATGTCTCATTGCAGCATGGCAAGCCGAAGCGAGCTTAGGTTTGCGATGTTTGGAGGTGACATCTCCAGCTCGAGCGGCGACGAGAGGGACGAGGGGACGGCGTGGAGGAGGCGGCCGAAGGAGCCTACACCGCCATCACCACCCAGAGAGCGGAGGGTGCCTCGTCGGGGGACCTTCATTCAACGGTCCGACGCCGACCAGCGGCGAAAAGCGAGCTTCCTCGCCCAGCTCCCCCCACCACCACCCAGGGGACGCCGGACACGAAGGAAGCCCCCCGAGGGGTACGCCGCCAAGGCTCCCCCCGCGCCCCCTTCCACGCGCCCCGCCCCATCGCCGTCCGCACCGCTACGCGCGCCGCCACCAAGGCCCGTCGCGACCATCACGCCGCAACGTGCGCGACCAACCGCGCCGCCACCAGCGTCACCGATCGCGCCGCCGCCGGTCGCGCCACCGGCACCCGCGCCGTTACCTGCGCCACCGACCGCTCCGTGGCCGGAACCACCAACCGCGCCACCATCAGCGCCGCCGCACCACGGCTACCATACCGTCCGGCCCGCACCACCCTTCCCGAACGGGACCGGCCCGGCACCGCCGGTGGGGTATACCCCCCCGGTGCGCGTGGCATTACCGAACGGGAGGGTGGTAGCGGTACCGTATCACGCCGCCGTGGTGCGCC TCCCGGGCCGACCATCCGCCCCACCACGGGATTCGGCGTCTACGGACGCCCGTCCCGAGAGTCTAGTACCCCCGTCGGGAACCGATCCCACCACGCTGCTGGGAGCGCGTGGGGATCGCCCCGACGGATATAAAAGCCGAGCTCGATCGGGATCGAGCACCAGTCCCGTCCTGTCGACTGAGTAG
- the LOC118647210 gene encoding uncharacterized protein LOC118647210, which yields MIAQYVGNRHREWDQHLEALQFAINTAKHATTGYSPAFLVHGRELARPHPEDRRPTEGMAPEERRQILEEAYELARIHLAQAFQKQERQYNLRRRGWRPQKGELVWKRDRTLSSKSDAISAKLAPKYDGPMEVRRIISPVIVDLKDHLGKWHRRIHVQDLKPDPGDEEEGAEGDTNTGEEETPND from the coding sequence ATGATCGCGCAATATGTGGGGAACCGTCACCGCGAATGGGACCAACACCTGGAAGCCCTGCAGTTCGCAATCAACACGGCAAAGCATGCGACAACCGGATACTCCCCCGCCTTCCTGGTTCATGGGAGAGAATTGGCGCGGCCACACCCGGAGGATCGGCGACCTACGGAAGGGATGGCCCCGGAAGAACGCAGACAAATATTAGAGGAGGCCTATGAACTTGCCCGAATCCACCTGGCACAGGCATTCCAAAAGCAGGAGCGTCAATACAACCTACGCCGGCGCGGATGGCGTCCTCAAAAAGGAGAGCTAGTATGGAAACGCGACCGAACATTATCGAGTAAAAGCGACGCCATTAGCGCAAAACTAGCCCCGAAATACGACGGGCCAATGGAGGTACGGCGCATCATCTCACCGGTAATCGTGGACCTGAAAGACCACCTGGGGAAATGGCACCGCCGGATTCACGTACAAGATCTAAAACCGGATCCAGGGGACGAGGAGGAGGGAGCCGAGGGGGATACAAACACCGGGGAAGAAGAAACACCGAACGACTAG